In the genome of Gemmatimonadales bacterium, the window GATGAGCGCCCCCGGCACCAGATACCCGGCCAGGTTGAACCCCTCGGCCGGCGGCGCCATGAGCACCTTCTCGCCGTACTTGGCGACGAAGGCATCGACGATCTGCTGCGCCGTCTTGCCGCTGTCGTAGAGTGCCACCACTTCCTTGTGCAGCTCGGGCGAGTAGCTGCACGAAAAGTCGGTGGTCCGGCAGGTGTAGATGTCGAGATTGCAGCCGCAGGTGCAGTGCAGGTGCTGCTCGATTTGCTTGATCGCTTCGTCGTTGTCGGCGGCGGTGGTGGCGCTGAGCGGTCGGCCAGCGGCATCCGGATCGCGCAGGCTGCCGTTGGCTCCTTGGCCCGCGAGCGGCTCCTGCCCCGGCTGCTGGCCGAGGAGCCGCTCCAGCGGT includes:
- a CDS encoding cytochrome c-type biogenesis protein CcmH, encoding MNRRRFLQAGAARIGAGALGLSAAAGAAAGMAPLERLLGQQPGQEPLAGQGANGSLRDPDAAGRPLSATTAADNDEAIKQIEQHLHCTCGCNLDIYTCRTTDFSCSYSPELHKEVVALYDSGKTAQQIVDAFVAKYGEKVLMAPPAEGFNLAGYLVPGALI